Proteins encoded together in one Chryseobacterium sp. G0201 window:
- the ribA gene encoding GTP cyclohydrolase II, translating to MIKIQAEANVPTEHGSFRMIAFSENENDWMPHMAIIAENTDFSKPVNVRFHSECITGEVFHSKKCECGQQLDAAMKYTHENGGMIIYLRQEGRNIGIINKLKAYSLQEKGFDTVEANLKLGLPADDRNFEVAIEILNLLDVKDINLLTNNPEKVKHVEKSNIHLNSRIPLQIPANENSKEYLQTKKDYFGHLLDDNDK from the coding sequence ATGATAAAAATTCAGGCGGAGGCCAATGTTCCTACAGAACACGGCAGTTTCCGAATGATTGCTTTCTCCGAAAATGAGAACGACTGGATGCCTCATATGGCTATTATCGCCGAAAATACAGACTTTTCTAAGCCTGTAAATGTACGTTTCCACTCAGAATGTATTACCGGAGAAGTTTTCCATTCAAAAAAATGTGAATGTGGGCAGCAACTGGATGCCGCAATGAAATATACCCATGAAAATGGAGGAATGATAATTTATCTTCGACAGGAAGGAAGAAATATAGGAATTATCAATAAGCTTAAAGCTTACTCTCTTCAGGAAAAAGGTTTTGACACCGTGGAAGCCAACCTAAAACTAGGACTTCCGGCAGACGACAGAAACTTTGAAGTGGCCATTGAGATCTTAAACTTATTAGATGTAAAAGATATCAACCTTCTTACAAACAATCCTGAAAAGGTGAAACATGTAGAGAAAAGCAATATTCATCTCAATTCAAGAATACCTTTACAAATTCCGGCCAACGAAAATAGTAAAGAATACTTACAGACAAAGAAAGATTATTTTGGACATCTTCTCGATGATAACGATAAATAA